A section of the Leptospira terpstrae serovar Hualin str. LT 11-33 = ATCC 700639 genome encodes:
- a CDS encoding polysaccharide deacetylase family protein has product MSLDPTNEEKEIQDIVHELSQDIEKDRLFAKKLRKFALVSALSFVGITVLVLCGYLLYLSLSVTKLESEVKEKEKNLRELEQSLFSLMYQEQLREENALAGDSEPDTELAKQVEENIQFLKEVSQTSKGRNILRGNETQKEIALTFDLATGEELPVLYNYIKEHKIKVTLFLSNERPSDISGSFFLRQNLDYIKKMAKTGSVEFGNHTWSHFNYQRSVTETSLKKRMVLEYLSKSVLDLPRMAEELKRVEDIFHSLTKQELTKYYRLPYGALSQLILDAHASLGYTDHIMWSNNSKGSLDLPDYISKQFLYKKTSKGKKEVVRNPHYKTGEETLTFLDNWEKADANGMNGAIILMHLGGPRKFDKLIYILPTFIERMKEKGYKFVTLTEVLNDKKD; this is encoded by the coding sequence ATGTCCCTCGACCCGACAAATGAAGAAAAGGAAATTCAGGATATTGTTCATGAACTTTCCCAGGACATCGAGAAGGACAGGTTGTTTGCAAAAAAACTTCGTAAGTTTGCCTTGGTTTCTGCTCTTTCCTTTGTTGGAATTACAGTTCTCGTCCTATGCGGGTATTTACTTTATCTCAGTTTAAGTGTCACCAAACTTGAGTCAGAGGTAAAAGAAAAAGAAAAGAACCTGAGAGAACTGGAACAATCGCTTTTTTCTCTTATGTACCAAGAACAACTTCGAGAGGAGAATGCCCTTGCTGGAGATAGCGAACCTGATACAGAACTTGCCAAACAAGTCGAAGAAAACATCCAGTTTTTAAAAGAAGTAAGCCAAACCAGTAAAGGTCGCAACATTCTCCGGGGAAATGAAACTCAAAAAGAAATTGCACTAACCTTTGATTTGGCAACAGGAGAAGAACTCCCTGTATTGTACAACTATATCAAAGAACATAAAATTAAGGTGACACTCTTTTTATCAAACGAAAGGCCTTCTGATATTAGTGGTTCTTTCTTTCTCCGTCAAAATTTAGATTATATTAAAAAAATGGCGAAAACTGGATCTGTGGAATTTGGAAATCATACTTGGTCTCATTTTAATTACCAAAGATCGGTAACAGAAACTTCATTAAAAAAACGAATGGTACTCGAATACCTATCCAAATCAGTTCTCGATTTACCTCGTATGGCAGAAGAACTGAAGAGAGTAGAAGATATTTTCCATTCGCTCACAAAACAAGAGTTAACGAAATATTATCGTTTACCTTATGGAGCACTTAGCCAATTGATTTTAGATGCACATGCAAGCCTTGGTTATACAGACCATATCATGTGGTCAAATAATTCTAAAGGTTCTCTCGATTTGCCGGATTATATTAGCAAACAATTCCTTTATAAAAAAACATCCAAAGGAAAAAAGGAAGTAGTTCGCAACCCTCATTACAAAACAGGGGAAGAGACACTTACTTTTTTGGACAATTGGGAAAAAGCAGATGCGAACGGAATGAACGGTGCCATCATTCTAATGCATTTGGGTGGACCAAGAAAATTTGATAAATTGATTTATATCCTTCCCACTTTCATCGAACGGATGAAGGAAAAAGGATATAAATTCGTAACTCTTACCGAAGTATTAAACGACAAAAAAGACTAA
- the tyrS gene encoding tyrosine--tRNA ligase: MKTERELNQELDTIRRGTVEIISEAELLEKIKSKPSLTIKAGFDPTAPDLHLGHFVLLRKLKHFQDLGHEVCFMLGDFTAMIGDPTGKSETRKRLSKEEVLENSKTYQNQVFKILDPNKTKILYNSHWCSEMKFEDVLVLTSKYTVSRMLERDDFTKRHKAGTPISMIEFLYPLVQGYDSVAMKADVELGGTDQKFNMLVGRDLQREYGQKPQSVITLPLLVGLDGVKKMSKSLGNYVGVTEKPIDMYGKIMSISDDLMWNYFELLTDLPRTEMENRKEGIRSKSLHPKEVKTELALLVMDQLHPEEENRKAVEEWTAIHNTKNRALPDEIPTENLDSTYFAEKPPLLVYVLSQLKFIPSVSEGRRLIQAGGLYLDEEKITDPGLSLEPGKEYLIRQGKKGKFLKIKT, translated from the coding sequence ATGAAAACTGAAAGAGAATTGAACCAAGAATTAGATACCATCCGCCGAGGCACAGTCGAGATCATTAGCGAAGCCGAACTTTTAGAAAAGATCAAATCCAAACCTTCCCTTACCATCAAGGCTGGTTTTGATCCTACGGCTCCCGATTTACATTTAGGACATTTTGTTTTACTTAGAAAACTAAAACACTTCCAAGATTTGGGTCATGAAGTTTGTTTTATGCTTGGTGATTTTACAGCGATGATTGGTGACCCCACGGGAAAATCAGAAACTAGAAAACGTCTTTCCAAAGAAGAGGTATTGGAAAATTCCAAAACATACCAAAACCAAGTGTTTAAAATTTTAGATCCAAATAAAACGAAAATTCTTTATAACTCTCATTGGTGTTCGGAAATGAAGTTTGAAGATGTTTTAGTTTTAACATCAAAATATACAGTTTCTCGCATGTTGGAAAGAGACGATTTTACCAAACGTCATAAAGCAGGAACTCCCATCTCTATGATTGAGTTTTTATACCCACTTGTCCAAGGTTATGATTCTGTTGCGATGAAAGCAGATGTGGAACTTGGGGGAACGGACCAAAAGTTTAATATGTTAGTCGGACGCGACTTACAAAGAGAATACGGTCAAAAACCACAATCGGTCATTACACTTCCACTTCTCGTTGGATTAGATGGAGTAAAAAAAATGTCGAAGTCACTCGGGAACTATGTCGGTGTGACTGAAAAACCCATTGATATGTATGGAAAAATCATGTCCATCTCCGATGATCTGATGTGGAATTACTTTGAACTTTTAACTGATCTCCCTCGGACCGAAATGGAAAACAGAAAGGAAGGAATCCGGTCCAAATCCCTTCACCCCAAAGAAGTCAAAACGGAACTGGCTCTTCTCGTGATGGACCAACTCCATCCAGAAGAGGAAAACAGAAAGGCAGTGGAAGAGTGGACTGCCATCCACAATACCAAAAACCGTGCCCTTCCCGATGAAATTCCAACCGAAAACCTGGATTCTACTTACTTTGCCGAGAAACCACCTCTCCTTGTCTATGTTTTGTCCCAATTAAAATTCATTCCCAGTGTTTCGGAAGGGCGTAGGCTCATCCAGGCAGGAGGATTGTATCTGGATGAAGAAAAAATTACAGACCCAGGACTCTCTTTGGAACCAGGAAAAGAATACCTGATCCGCCAAGGAAAGAAGGGAAAATTTTTAAAGATAAAGACTTAA
- a CDS encoding glycerol-3-phosphate dehydrogenase/oxidase produces the protein MNHLDERKQTLKQLESTDYDVLVLGGGATGSGTALDASLRGYKVALLEKQDFSAGTSSRSTKLIHGGVRYLAQFHFKLIYEALSERKRLLINAPHLVKPLQFVLPTYVWWEKPFYSIGLTMYDILAGRSIVPGHERITKATALDYFASLKKEKLKGGISYYDAQFNDSRLNVTTVRAAKENGADVLSRIEVTSFLKDGNGKIIGVTAKDLITKKKVTIKAKVVANTTGVWIDSLRKLDDPKAENVLAPSQGIHLVFDKAKLPCRTAMIIPKTADGRVVFVIPWEGKVLLGTTDTPIQKIEEEPLPLASEVEFLLKTGNDYLDTKLTKDDIESVFSGLRPLISTGDKKDTKSISREEAILVSESGLVTMSGGKWSTFRKMAEDLTDKLISVGNLPLKMNCVTASFAFPGADGYSKHLVAKVQTMYDLSYETSVRLVDAYGGEVAFILGKKPKELKKGSGYFLEEIKHFVKKEFALSVTDVLSRRWRVVFLDLKLAESLAIPVTNALAKELGWKETEKKSSLNELLNHIKDLKKTIG, from the coding sequence ATGAATCATTTAGATGAAAGAAAACAAACACTAAAACAATTAGAATCAACTGACTACGATGTCTTAGTACTGGGTGGTGGAGCCACTGGATCCGGTACTGCACTTGATGCTAGTTTGCGCGGATACAAAGTAGCCCTCCTCGAAAAACAAGATTTTTCGGCAGGAACTAGTTCTAGGTCTACGAAACTCATTCACGGTGGGGTTCGTTACCTCGCCCAATTCCATTTCAAACTGATTTACGAAGCATTATCGGAAAGAAAACGCCTCCTCATCAATGCACCCCACTTAGTAAAACCACTTCAGTTTGTTTTACCAACTTATGTTTGGTGGGAAAAACCATTTTACTCGATTGGACTTACCATGTATGACATTCTTGCCGGTAGATCCATTGTTCCCGGTCATGAAAGAATTACCAAAGCAACTGCTTTAGATTATTTTGCCTCTTTAAAAAAAGAAAAACTAAAGGGGGGAATTTCCTATTACGATGCCCAGTTCAATGACTCAAGACTCAATGTCACAACAGTCCGAGCTGCCAAAGAAAATGGAGCCGATGTTTTATCTCGAATTGAAGTTACATCTTTTTTAAAAGATGGGAATGGAAAAATCATAGGTGTCACGGCAAAGGACCTCATTACAAAAAAGAAAGTTACGATCAAAGCAAAGGTAGTTGCCAATACTACCGGAGTTTGGATTGATTCCCTTCGAAAATTGGATGACCCTAAAGCAGAAAATGTCCTTGCCCCGAGCCAGGGAATCCACCTTGTCTTCGACAAAGCAAAGTTACCTTGTCGTACAGCCATGATCATACCCAAAACTGCTGATGGGCGTGTGGTTTTTGTAATCCCATGGGAAGGCAAAGTCCTCCTTGGGACCACCGATACTCCAATCCAAAAAATTGAGGAGGAACCTCTTCCTCTTGCCTCAGAAGTAGAATTTTTACTCAAAACTGGAAATGATTATTTAGATACCAAGTTAACCAAAGACGATATCGAATCCGTTTTTTCTGGCCTTCGTCCTCTCATCTCCACAGGTGATAAAAAAGATACCAAGTCAATTTCAAGAGAAGAAGCCATCCTTGTTTCCGAATCAGGTCTTGTCACTATGTCTGGCGGAAAGTGGTCAACCTTTCGTAAAATGGCCGAAGACTTAACGGACAAATTAATTTCTGTCGGGAACCTACCTCTTAAGATGAATTGTGTGACCGCTAGTTTTGCATTCCCTGGGGCAGATGGTTATTCCAAACATCTAGTGGCAAAAGTACAAACTATGTATGATCTTTCTTATGAAACTTCCGTTCGTTTGGTAGATGCTTATGGTGGCGAGGTTGCCTTCATTCTAGGAAAAAAACCAAAAGAACTCAAAAAAGGATCCGGTTACTTTCTAGAAGAAATCAAACATTTTGTGAAAAAGGAATTTGCACTTTCTGTGACTGACGTTCTGTCGAGAAGGTGGAGAGTTGTATTTTTGGATTTGAAACTAGCAGAGTCTCTTGCCATTCCGGTAACCAATGCCCTAGCAAAAGAACTTGGTTGGAAAGAAACAGAGAAAAAATCTTCTTTGAACGAACTCTTAAACCATATCAAAGACCTGAAAAAAACAATAGGTTAA
- a CDS encoding NADase-type glycan-binding domain-containing protein — translation MGLNQFNFTYLFPFLTKLLRYFCLLLLSLGFSFQCKGSEKQFDYQRTQSVGQISPEEPWRFSPEFALDNKPTTAFCSNAKEVGSGFTLYLKSYSEFSALQIFNGFHKSALDLKSNDAVKKLRITSFDMETEDLKSKLKIGSTVDLELTKPKFGKSGFQILDLDSKFQGNVIRFEILETHGLGSTGRVCISEISFGEIQKDNFVSYPWVSFDKIKNTIIQFGKAERHFSGFKQLVLANEKGTISFYDQGTILPVFFKSDQTFSFSEMYGEGDPLGFLPSIVGTYTILQSSEEGLELNLSYYDNGGIERNISWIFKRAEVGDEDYENFKTKLGTRFSEVFNPKTHYLLVLKEKESGRTFYHYELAKPK, via the coding sequence ATGGGTCTGAATCAGTTTAATTTTACTTACCTTTTTCCTTTTCTAACAAAGCTTCTCAGGTATTTTTGCCTTCTCCTTCTTTCTCTCGGTTTCAGTTTTCAATGTAAAGGTTCCGAAAAACAATTCGATTACCAAAGAACCCAAAGTGTAGGCCAAATCAGTCCCGAAGAACCTTGGCGATTTAGCCCAGAATTTGCTTTGGACAATAAACCTACGACGGCGTTTTGTTCGAATGCCAAAGAAGTAGGTTCTGGATTCACTTTATATTTAAAATCTTATTCGGAATTCTCCGCCTTACAGATATTCAATGGATTTCATAAATCAGCACTGGATTTAAAATCAAATGATGCAGTAAAAAAACTTCGAATCACTTCGTTCGATATGGAAACCGAAGATTTAAAGTCAAAACTGAAAATAGGTTCCACAGTGGATTTGGAACTGACAAAACCCAAATTTGGAAAATCAGGATTTCAAATATTGGATTTAGATTCTAAGTTTCAAGGAAATGTAATTCGTTTCGAAATTTTAGAAACTCATGGTCTCGGATCCACGGGACGAGTATGTATTTCTGAAATTTCGTTTGGAGAAATACAAAAAGACAACTTTGTTTCTTATCCTTGGGTTTCCTTTGATAAAATTAAAAATACCATCATTCAATTTGGCAAAGCAGAACGCCACTTTTCTGGATTCAAACAATTAGTATTGGCCAATGAAAAGGGAACCATTTCCTTTTATGACCAAGGAACCATCCTTCCCGTATTTTTTAAGTCTGACCAAACCTTTAGTTTTTCGGAGATGTATGGAGAAGGAGATCCTTTAGGATTTTTACCTTCCATCGTCGGAACCTACACCATTCTTCAATCATCAGAAGAAGGATTGGAACTCAATTTGAGTTATTATGATAACGGTGGGATTGAAAGGAATATTTCCTGGATTTTTAAACGGGCCGAAGTGGGCGATGAAGACTATGAAAACTTCAAAACCAAACTAGGTACCCGGTTTTCCGAAGTCTTCAATCCCAAAACCCACTATTTGCTCGTGTTAAAAGAAAAGGAATCAGGTAGGACTTTTTATCATTACGAACTAGCCAAACCGAAATAG
- the rpoD gene encoding RNA polymerase sigma factor RpoD: protein MENLASLPEVQKIISIGKANREVSYDEINEILPDKILNSEKIDDVFTLLHEMGIEIVEEYSKKSLEESSSLTTTKEETNKETKEKPARKKRESSVSSSSEDPIRLYLKEIGKVSLISGETEVFLAKRIEKGEKIIEETILSSSILRQNFAKLIPKIKSKKIKVYDLVKVDKMYALNQEQADKLEKVFFENMELIQQDEKVLNESTNRIRKYSENSKKFKELKEKIDLSTGKIDEAIRKIGVSQKEIQKISQKIKSMVFRVKEIEKHFLKIKAKYGHDVREIKALNRFIEKNENLDEIEKMMGCDIDEVREVIKDIRNNERKLRRMEQEAGSPVGEIKDWGEKIIKGEREIAQAKRELVRANLRLVVSIAKRYANRGMHFFDLIQEGNIGLIRAVDKFEYKKGYKFSTYATWWIRQAITRAISDQARTIRVPVHMIEQVNKVIRETRLFVQEFGRDPSNDEIAERLGWPVQKVKAVKNVAREPISLEIPVGSEEDSELGDFIEDKEVISPLNSAASSILSEQIRQVLQTLPAREQKVIRMRFGLDDGYAQTLEEVGYQFKVTRERIRQIEAKALRRLRHPSRSKKLKDYID, encoded by the coding sequence ATGGAAAATCTAGCAAGCCTACCAGAAGTACAAAAGATCATCTCGATCGGTAAAGCAAATCGAGAGGTTTCTTATGATGAAATCAATGAAATACTTCCGGATAAAATCTTAAATTCCGAAAAGATCGATGATGTCTTTACTTTGTTACATGAGATGGGGATTGAAATTGTAGAAGAGTATTCCAAAAAATCTTTGGAAGAATCGAGTTCCCTTACAACAACAAAAGAAGAGACAAACAAAGAAACAAAAGAGAAACCTGCACGTAAAAAAAGAGAGTCCAGTGTTTCCTCTAGTTCCGAGGATCCAATCCGCCTTTATCTAAAAGAAATTGGTAAAGTATCTCTTATCTCTGGAGAAACAGAAGTGTTTCTTGCCAAAAGAATAGAGAAGGGTGAAAAAATCATTGAAGAAACAATTCTTAGTTCTTCAATACTTCGCCAAAACTTTGCAAAACTCATTCCAAAAATAAAGTCCAAAAAAATCAAAGTTTATGACTTGGTGAAAGTGGACAAAATGTACGCCCTCAACCAAGAGCAAGCAGACAAATTGGAAAAAGTATTCTTTGAAAATATGGAACTCATCCAACAGGATGAAAAAGTTCTCAACGAATCCACAAACCGAATTCGTAAGTATTCTGAGAACTCTAAGAAGTTTAAAGAACTCAAAGAAAAAATTGATTTATCTACTGGCAAAATTGACGAAGCTATTCGTAAAATTGGTGTTTCTCAAAAAGAAATACAAAAGATCTCACAAAAAATCAAATCAATGGTATTTCGTGTTAAGGAAATTGAAAAACATTTCCTTAAAATCAAAGCCAAATACGGACATGATGTTCGTGAAATTAAAGCCCTAAACCGTTTCATCGAAAAAAATGAAAACTTAGATGAAATCGAAAAGATGATGGGTTGCGATATTGATGAAGTTAGAGAAGTCATCAAAGATATTCGTAATAACGAAAGAAAACTCCGTCGTATGGAACAGGAAGCTGGATCTCCCGTTGGCGAAATCAAAGACTGGGGTGAAAAAATCATCAAAGGCGAAAGAGAAATTGCCCAAGCGAAACGTGAGCTTGTGAGAGCAAACCTTCGTTTGGTGGTTTCCATTGCCAAAAGATATGCCAACCGTGGAATGCATTTCTTTGACCTAATCCAAGAAGGAAACATTGGTCTCATCCGCGCTGTGGATAAGTTCGAATACAAAAAAGGTTATAAGTTTTCTACATATGCGACTTGGTGGATTAGGCAAGCCATCACTCGTGCGATCTCTGACCAAGCACGAACCATTCGTGTTCCAGTTCACATGATCGAACAAGTCAACAAAGTGATTCGGGAAACTCGACTCTTTGTTCAAGAGTTTGGTCGTGATCCATCCAATGATGAGATTGCGGAGAGACTTGGTTGGCCAGTGCAAAAAGTTAAGGCAGTGAAAAACGTAGCCCGCGAACCAATTTCTCTTGAGATCCCTGTGGGTTCGGAGGAGGATTCGGAACTCGGAGATTTTATCGAAGATAAGGAAGTCATTTCTCCGCTAAACTCTGCTGCGTCTTCCATCCTTTCCGAACAAATTCGTCAGGTCTTACAAACACTTCCTGCACGGGAGCAAAAGGTGATTCGGATGCGATTTGGATTGGATGATGGGTATGCGCAAACATTGGAAGAGGTGGGTTACCAATTTAAAGTTACCCGGGAACGGATTCGTCAGATTGAAGCGAAAGCCCTTCGTCGACTCCGCCACCCAAGCCGATCCAAAAAACTCAAAGACTATATCGATTAA
- the dnaG gene encoding DNA primase: MNPYQSFKERVRREVSIDSYINRFVPLRRMGRNLVGICPFHNEKTPSFNVNSEGGFYHCFGCKASGDLFRFVMDYQKVDFLKSLEILSDYSGIPLVERTKEEEESERKKEALYQVSQKALEYFQRNLNTSAGEVALKYLESRGMFTEDLKVFKIGFGLPGFGNLRQDLFKSESEVKLGEQLGLLKRQDQNRDPYDFFRSRIMFPVIDTKGRVIAFSGRILGESEEAKYINSPNSLIYDKSRTFYNLNLAQDSIRKTREAVIVEGVFDAIGLFRKGIEFVVAPLGTGFTEGHVRILKNMADKVYLMMDSDKAGTKGAFRAVNLLSKEGVSVKVCHIPEGKDPFDYSLHHNKQEIRDLLEAAAPASQFMIREVLGGAGPSSLAEEKQASVKKLFEFLRPMEKETDKQVYLEEGARQLGLSFSSLFQDFRGKPGVTSTPSVVDTKKERTAAKPGKVSPILVCERKMIAMLIQNLELFSFADDLLGLEFRDEVSAFLWDYLYTKYLQNENLTAAEILSREEIPSEYLGMIAEHFTADDSTSPGLFKGMFLYHADLLDDARMEELVKEMAKPDLTIEEKNNLLSELSLLKSEKNKRSVYLRTIQTLEV, encoded by the coding sequence GTGAATCCTTACCAAAGTTTTAAAGAAAGAGTTCGCAGAGAAGTCTCCATTGACTCATACATCAACAGGTTTGTTCCCTTACGACGTATGGGACGTAACCTTGTAGGCATTTGCCCATTCCATAATGAAAAAACTCCCTCATTCAATGTAAACTCAGAAGGTGGGTTCTACCACTGTTTTGGCTGTAAAGCTTCTGGTGATTTATTTCGTTTTGTGATGGACTACCAAAAGGTAGACTTTCTCAAATCTTTAGAAATTCTTTCTGATTATTCTGGCATTCCGCTTGTGGAAAGGACCAAAGAAGAGGAAGAGTCAGAACGAAAAAAAGAAGCACTTTACCAGGTCTCTCAAAAAGCCTTAGAATACTTTCAAAGAAATTTAAATACAAGCGCCGGCGAAGTGGCTTTAAAGTATTTAGAATCTCGCGGGATGTTTACAGAAGATTTAAAAGTTTTTAAAATTGGATTTGGACTTCCTGGATTTGGGAATTTACGTCAAGATTTGTTTAAATCAGAATCCGAAGTGAAGTTAGGCGAACAGTTGGGTCTACTCAAACGACAAGACCAAAATAGAGATCCTTATGATTTCTTTCGTAGCCGCATTATGTTTCCTGTGATCGATACCAAGGGGAGAGTGATTGCCTTTTCTGGACGGATCCTTGGTGAATCGGAAGAAGCCAAATACATCAATAGTCCAAACTCTTTGATCTATGATAAAAGTCGTACGTTTTATAATTTAAATTTAGCCCAAGACAGCATCCGCAAAACAAGAGAAGCGGTGATCGTCGAAGGTGTGTTTGACGCCATTGGACTCTTTCGTAAAGGAATCGAGTTTGTTGTCGCTCCGCTTGGCACTGGTTTCACGGAAGGCCATGTTCGGATATTGAAGAATATGGCGGACAAAGTGTACTTAATGATGGATTCCGATAAAGCAGGCACAAAGGGCGCTTTTAGGGCTGTGAACCTCCTATCGAAAGAAGGGGTAAGTGTGAAGGTATGTCACATTCCCGAAGGAAAAGACCCTTTTGATTATTCACTCCATCACAACAAACAAGAAATCAGAGATTTACTCGAAGCAGCGGCCCCAGCTTCGCAATTTATGATCCGGGAAGTTCTCGGAGGGGCAGGTCCAAGTTCGCTTGCAGAAGAAAAACAAGCCAGTGTCAAAAAACTTTTCGAATTCCTCCGGCCAATGGAAAAAGAAACGGACAAACAGGTCTATTTAGAGGAAGGGGCACGCCAACTCGGACTTTCATTTTCTTCGCTTTTTCAGGATTTTCGTGGCAAACCAGGGGTAACTTCGACCCCCTCCGTGGTCGATACTAAGAAGGAAAGAACGGCGGCTAAACCGGGAAAAGTTTCTCCCATTTTGGTTTGTGAACGAAAGATGATCGCCATGCTCATTCAGAATTTGGAACTTTTTAGTTTCGCGGATGATTTGCTTGGTCTTGAGTTTCGGGATGAAGTATCCGCTTTTCTTTGGGACTATTTATATACTAAGTATTTGCAGAATGAGAACTTAACAGCTGCTGAAATTCTTTCGAGGGAAGAGATTCCTTCGGAATACCTGGGAATGATTGCCGAACATTTTACGGCCGATGATTCGACAAGCCCAGGGCTTTTTAAAGGGATGTTTCTTTACCATGCGGATTTGTTGGATGACGCAAGGATGGAAGAACTTGTCAAAGAAATGGCCAAACCTGACTTAACGATTGAAGAAAAGAACAATCTTTTGTCAGAACTTTCACTCTTAAAGAGTGAGAAAAATAAGAGATCCGTGTATCTCCGAACGATCCAAACGTTAGAAGTCTAA
- a CDS encoding GatB/YqeY domain-containing protein, with translation MTLQETINTDLKTALKAKDETVLGTLRLLKAEIQYELTKTGASELTDTAVMQILKSNFKRRKDTAVEYDKANRPDLSSKEIQEAEVISRYIPEEVSDEEISKAVTEAIGELNASGAQDMGKVMGKVMAKFKGQNIDGSKVSSLAKQALSAR, from the coding sequence ATGACCCTTCAAGAGACGATCAATACCGATCTAAAGACGGCTTTAAAGGCTAAGGATGAAACAGTCCTCGGCACTTTACGTCTCTTGAAAGCGGAAATTCAATATGAATTAACCAAAACCGGTGCTTCCGAACTGACGGATACTGCGGTGATGCAGATCCTTAAATCCAATTTCAAACGCAGAAAGGACACGGCAGTCGAATATGACAAAGCCAATCGTCCCGATCTTTCTAGCAAAGAAATTCAGGAAGCAGAAGTCATCTCTCGTTATATTCCAGAAGAAGTCTCCGATGAAGAAATCTCCAAAGCGGTTACAGAAGCCATTGGGGAATTGAATGCTAGCGGAGCCCAGGATATGGGAAAGGTGATGGGTAAAGTTATGGCAAAATTTAAAGGACAAAATATAGACGGCTCCAAGGTATCCTCCCTCGCAAAACAAGCACTTAGCGCCCGTTAA
- the rpsU gene encoding 30S ribosomal protein S21, which yields MTPQVGIYLKEGESIEAALRRFKRDCANAGIMSEIKRREYFEKPSVVKKKAVEAAKRKRDKKKRLFAKKDKL from the coding sequence ATGACCCCACAAGTAGGGATTTATTTAAAAGAAGGGGAATCAATTGAAGCTGCGCTTCGTCGATTCAAAAGAGATTGTGCGAATGCTGGTATCATGAGCGAAATCAAACGTAGAGAATACTTTGAAAAACCAAGCGTTGTGAAAAAGAAAGCTGTCGAAGCTGCGAAACGCAAACGAGACAAAAAGAAAAGACTATTCGCTAAAAAAGATAAACTTTAA